The Gadus macrocephalus chromosome 21, ASM3116895v1 genome has a segment encoding these proteins:
- the abcd4 gene encoding ATP-binding cassette sub-family D member 4 translates to MPTSPKKNVREKKRLQLDWRFVQRFLSIQKVLFPSWTSQSVLMFGTLLVLTLTEQLIIYQVGILPSQFYMVLADKDYAAFRNLITLAILLILLNSTLKSLDQYICSQMYVGWRQSLTENLHADYFRGRVYYTLNVLREDIDNPDQRISQDTERLCKQMSNMASRIIVSPFTLAYYSYQCYHSTGWMGPVSIFGYFVVGTISNKMLMGPIVNTLFQQEKLEGDFRFKHMQIRVNAESAAFYRAGKVEHMRTDRRLQSLLQTQKRLMNKELWLYIGVNTFDYLGGFLSYIIIAIPIFTGIYDDLSPGELSALISRNAFVCIYLINGFSQLMDLSTTLSDVAGYTHRIGELREAMADILRRQCDYDPASGDNYDFDSDFNIHAGPADTAFVLDRLSFRSPDSDELLVEELSLKISQGRHLLVVGNTGTGKTSLLRVLNRLWEADSGFVQMTTCFGPRGILFLPQKPYLTDGTLREQVIYPLKDIYPASGSVDDERIIQFLELAGVSNLLKRTGGLDEKVDWNWYDVLSPGEMQRLCFARLFYLQPKYAVLDEATSALTEEAEGQLYRLCKQLGMTLISLGHRSSLEKYHDVSLRLCGGGRWELTTLKENGADDGHVIEDTGL, encoded by the exons ATGCCGACTTCACCAAAGAAAAATGTCCGAGAAAAAAAGAG ACTACAGCTTGACTGGAGGTTTGTGCAGAGGTTTCTCAGCATCCAGAAGGTGCTGTTTCCATCCTGGACCAGCCAGAGCGTGCTTATGTTCGGAACGCTTCTAGTGCTCACCTTGACGG AGCAGCTGATCATTTACCAGGTGGGTATCCTTCCCAGCCAGTTCTACATGGTGTTGGCTGACAAGGATTACGCAGCCTTCCGCAACCTGATCACCCTTGCTATACTGCTCATCCTGCTCAACTCCACC CTGAAGAGCCTGGACCAGTACATCTGCAGCCAGATGTATGTGGGCTGGCGGCAGTCCCTCACGGAGAACCTCCACGCAGACTACTTCCGGGGCAGGGTGTACTACACCCTCAACGTCCTCCGGGAGGACATAGACAACCC AGACCAGCGGATCAGCCAAGACACAGAGAGGCTTTGCAAGCAGATGAGCAACATGGCCAGTCGGATCATCGTCTCCCCCTTCACGCTGGCCTACTACAGCTACCAGTGCTACCACAG TACTGGCTGGATGGGTCCAGTGAGTATCTTCGGCTACTTTGTGGTGGGGACCATCTCCAACAAAATGCTCATGGGTCCGATTGTCAACACGCTGTTCCAACAGGAGAAACTAGAGGGCGACTTCAG gTTCAAGCACATGCAGATCAGGGTCAACGCAGAGTCTGCCGCCttttacag AGCGGGTAAAGTGGAACACATGAGGACCGACCGGAGACTGCAAAGTCTGCTGCAGACTCAGAAGAGGCTGATGAACAAAGAGCTCTGGCTGTACA TCGGGGTGAACACCTTTGACTACCTCGGCGGCTTCCTCAGCTACATCATCATCGCCATTCCCATCTTCACGGGCATCTACGACGACCTCAGCCCCGGGGAACTGAGCGCCCTCATCAGCCGG aatgcgtttgtgtgcatctaCCTGATAAATGGCTTCTCCCAGCTAATGGACCTGTCCACTACTCTGTCAGACGTGGCTGGGTACACCCACAG gatCGGAGAGCTCCGGGAGGCGATGGCGGACATCTTGCGGAGACAGTGTGATTACGACCCGGCTTCAGGGGACAACTACGACTTTGACAG tgACTTCAACATCCACGCGGGCCCTGCCGACACGGCCTTCGTCCTGGACCGGCTGTCCTTCCGCTCCCCGGACTCGGACGAgctcctggtggaggagctgagccTGAAGATCAGCCAGGGGCGCCACCTGCTGGTGGTGGGGAACACGGGCACCGGCAAGACCTCGCTGCTCCGCGTGCTCAACCGCCTCTGGGAGGCAGACAGCG GTTTTGTTCAGATGACCACGTGCTTCGGGCCCCGAGGGATTCTGTTCCTGCCCCAGAAGCCGTACCTCACAGACGGAACGCTGCGTGAGCAG GTGATCTACCCCTTGAAGGATATTTACCCTGCCTCAG GGTCGGTGGACGATGAAAGAATAATCCAGTTTCTGGAACTGGCTGGGGTG TCCAACCTACTGAAGAGGACCGGAGGTCTGGACGAGAAGGTGGACTGGAActg GTATGACGTCCTGTCACCGGGCGAGATGCAGCGCCTCTGCTTCGCTCGCCTCTTCTACCTGCAGCCCAAATACGCAG TGTTGGACGAGGCCACCAGTGCGCTCACAGAGGAGGCCGAGGGACAGCTGTACCGGCTGTGCAAACAGCTGGGCATGACCCTGATCAGCCTTGGCCACCGCAGCAGCCTGGAGAAG TACCATGACGTCTCGTTGAGGCTGTGTGGAGGAGGCCGCTGGGAGCTGACCACGCTGAAGGAGAACGGGGCCGACGACGGCCATGTCATAGAGGACACCGGCCTGTGA
- the LOC132449924 gene encoding visual system homeobox 2-like, producing MTGANGMFSDSNMKRTGSPLNLGMTHPPAAKMGATTTPTPTPTHRCTGFGIQEILGLNKDPPAVTRRPLESLPPRAHLLAGRTALGHGGSGVGMGIMGHGGIHPFYSQPAFLEVLSEAQNVHLQPLSRGVPGPMETNHSSSDSDDVSLSPGDNSFSKLSLSQNKKRKKRRHRTIFTSFQLEELEKAFNEAHYPDVYAREMLSMKTDLPEDRIQVWFQNRRAKWRKREKCWGRSSVMAEYGLYGAMVRHSIPLPESILKSAKEGVVDSCAPWLLGMHKKSMETPCHTSPEKPKSTQTPLQDPAPGERGVESEDQERPRKDRVAPPPPVSISKEELRENSIAALRAKAQEHSAKIRRSPAPFASSPTETERPSGQTREGSPEAEDKHTAEQLTH from the exons ATGACAGGTGCCAACGGGATGTTTTCGGACTCTAACATGAAGAGAACAGGGTCCCCGTTAAATCTTGGGATGACACATCCACCAGCCGCCAAGATGGGGGCcacaaccacccccacccccacccccacccacaggTGCACCGGGTTCGGGATCCAAGAGATCCTCGGGCTGAATAAAGACCCGCCCGCGGTAACCAGGCGTCCGCTGGAGTCTCTGCCGCCCAGGGCACACCTGCTAGCAGGCAGAACGGCTCTGGGCCACGGGGGGTCCGGGGTCGGAATGGGCATCATGGGCCACGGAGGAATACACCCGTTTTACAGCCAGCCCGCGTTTCTCGAGGTTCTGTCCGAGGCACAGAACGTGCACCTGCAGCCGCTGAGCAGGGGGGTCCCGGGGCCGATGGAGACCAACCACTCCAGCTCCG ATTCGGATGATGTGAGTCTGTCTCCCGGGGATAATTCGTTTTCCAAATTGTCGTTGAGCCAGAACAAGAAGAGGAAAAAGAGACGTCACAG AACCATTTTCACGTCGTTCCAGCTGGAGGAACTGGAGAAGGCTTTCAACGAAGCCCACTACCCAGACGTGTACGCCAGAGAGATGCTCTCCATGAAAACCGACCTGCCAGAAGACAgaatacag GTGTGGTTCCAGAACCGACGCGCCAAGTGGAGGAAGCGGGAGAAGTGCTGGGGCCGCAGCAGCGTCATGGCCGAGTACGGCCTGTACGGTGCCATGGTCCGCCACTCGATCCCGCTGCCCGAGTCCATCCTCAAGTCCGCCAAGGAAGGCGTCGTGGACTCCTGCGCCCCCTGGCTGCTTG GCATGCACAAGAAGTCGATGGAGACGCCGTGCCACACCTCCCCGGAGAAACCCAAGAGCACGCAGACGCCTCTGCAGGATCCGGCGCCGGGGGAGCGAGGCGTGGAGTCCGAGGACCAGGAGAGGCCGAGGAAGGACCGCGTTGCACCGCCTCCCCCCGTCTCCATCTCCAAGGAGGAACTCCGGGAGAACAGCATCGCGGCCCTGAGAGCCAAGGCCCAGGAGCACAGCGCCAAGATCCGGAGATCCCCCGCGCCTTTCGCGTCGAGTCCCACCGAGACCGAGAGGCCGAGCGGGCAGACGAGGGAGGGGAGTCCCGAGGCGGAGGACAAACACACGGCAGAGCAGTTGACGCACTGA
- the LOC132449482 gene encoding sphingosine-1-phosphate phosphatase 1-like — MAFGAMFIRLCNYLQDPSLVAGFQKMCGVQGTFSEKPSDSGDKLSSGASANDDGGTREYPRQRNHSDTEENRSRDLGNGSAALRSREAGDEMQAAGCGGSADTARAKPLRKNSLTGDVGNEFIINNKFLFYLFTFGTELGNEMFFIVFFPFVFWNIDPLVSRRLIIVWAWNLFIGQSTKDLVRWSRPASPPVVKVEVFYNSEYSMPSTHAMTGTAMSFSLFMLSYGRWEYSFSFGLTAALSWSLLVCVSRVYMGMHSVLEVITGFLYSLLILAAMQPMLDSIDGFYAASPSAPLAIVLSHVGMGLLAFSLDSWSTSRGDTAQALGTGVGTALGTHVNHRLGLLTDVPLSALPLAMPSVGAGLVGRSLARFVLGVAVLLVCRMAMKAVTIPALCRVFGMPTGDVRRARQHMRVELPYRYVVYSVVGFCCVCVVPFVFSLVHLA, encoded by the exons ATGGCATTCGGAGCGATGTTTATCCGGCTATGCAACTACCTCCAAGACCCGAGCCTTGTGGCAGGGTTTCAGAAGATGTGCGGCGTTCAGGGGACCTTCTCGGAGAAACCGAGCGATTCGGGGGACAAACTTTCAAGTGGTGCGAGTGCGAACGATGATGGGGGAACACGGGAATATCCCAGGCAAAGAAACCACTCGGACACGGAGGAAAACCGGTCCAGGGACTTGGGTAACGGGTCAGCGGCGCTGCGGTCAAGGGAAGCCGGGGATGAGATGCAGGCCGCCGGCTGCGGGGGTTCAGCAGATACCGCGAGAGCCAAGCCGCTCCGGAAGAACTCTCTGACAGGGGATGTTGGCAACGAGTTCATCATCAACAACAAgtttctgttttatttattcacgTTTGGAACCGAGCTGGGCAACGAGATGTTTTTCATCGTCTTTTTCCCCTTCGTGTTCTGGAACATCGACCCCCTGGTCAGTCGGAGGCTTATTATTGTTTGGGCCTGGAACCTCTTCATCGGACAGTCAACCAAAGACTTGGTTCGCTGGTCGCGGCCAGCCTCCCCACCtgtggtgaaggtggaggtgtttTACAACTCTGAGTACAGCATGCCGTCCACGCATGCCATGACCGGGACGGCTATGTCGTTCTCTCTGTTCATGCTTTCGTATGGACGTTGGGAG TATTCTTTCAGCTTTGGCCTGACGGCGGCCCTCAGCTGGAGTCTGCTGGTCTGTGTGAGCAGAGTCTACATGGGGATGCATTCTGTACTG GAAGTGATCACGGGCTTCCTCTACAGCCTCCTCATCCTGGCGGCCATGCAGCCCATGCTGGACAGCATCGACGGCTTCTACGCCGCCAGCCCGTCGGCGCCGCTCGCCATCGTGCTCTCCCACGTGGGCATGGGCCTGCTGGCCTTCAGCCTGGACTCCTGGAGCACCTCGCGCGGGGACACGGCCCAGGCCCTGGGCACGGGCGTGGGCACCGCGCTGGGCACCCACGTCAACCACCGGCTGGGTCTCCTGACGGACGTGCCGCTGTCCGCCCTGCCCCTGGCCATGCCCTCCGTGGGGGCGGGCCTCGTGGGGCGCTCCCTGGCGCGCTTCGTCCTGGGCGTGGCGGTGCTGCTGGTGTGCCGCATGGCGATGAAGGCCGTGACCATCCCGGCGCTGTGCCGCGTGTTCGGCATGCCGACGGGGGACGTGCGGCGCGCCCGCCAGCACATGAGGGTGGAGCTGCCGTACCGCTACGTCGTGTACAGCGTGGTGGGCTTCTGCTGCGTGTGCGTGGTGCCCTTCGTCTTCAGCCTGGTGCACCTGGCCTGA